The Lepus europaeus isolate LE1 chromosome 21, mLepTim1.pri, whole genome shotgun sequence genome has a window encoding:
- the PKMYT1 gene encoding membrane-associated tyrosine- and threonine-specific cdc2-inhibitory kinase isoform X1 produces the protein MTILSPLNFHVNVRVSSSVPVMKPAGIPVCMWLPALAMPVPTEGTPPPLSGTPVPVPAYFRHAEPGFSLKRPGGLSRSLPPRPPAKGSIPISRIFPPRTPGWHQPQPRRVSFRSETSETLQSPGYDPSRPESFFQQNFQRLSRLGHGSYGEVFKVRSKEDGRLYAVKRSMSPFRGPKDRARKLAEVGGHEKVGRHPRCVRLEQAWEEGGILYLQTELCGPSLQQHCEAWGASLPEAQVWGYLRDTLLALAHLHGQGLVHLDVKPANIFLGPRGRCKLGDFGLLVELGAVGAGEAQEGDPRYMAPELLQGSYGTAADVFSLGLTILEVACNMELPHGGEGWQQLRQGYLPPEFTADLSPELRSVLVMMLEPDPQLRATAEALLALPMLRPPRPWRVLWFLAAEALSRGWALWQALLALLCWLWHGLAHPASWLQPPGPPATPPGSPPCSLLLDGSLSSSWDEDSLRATLSPEATLARATGSTSTPRSRYPPRDALDLSDIDSEPPRGSFPSFEPRNLLSLFEDSLDPTWASGPT, from the exons GCTTCCTGCGCTGGCCATGCCTGTGCCCACAGAAGGCACCCCGCCGCCCCTGAGTGGCACCCCTGTCCCAGTCCCGGCCTACTTCCGCCACGCAGAACCTGGCTTCTCCCTCAAGAGGCCCGGGGGGCTCAGCCGGAGCCTCCCGCCCCGACCCCCTGCCAAGGGCAGCATCCCCATCAGTCGCATCTTCCCTCCTCGGACCCCGGgctggcaccagccccagccccggagGGTGTCATTTCGGAGCGAGACCTCAGAGACCCTGCAGAGCCCTGGGTACGACCCGAGCCGGCCAGAGTCCTTCTTCCAACAGAACTTCCAGAGGCTCAGCCGCCTGGGCCATGGCTCCTACGGGGAGGTCTTCAAG GTGCGCTCCAAGGAGGACGGCCGGCTCTATGCAGTCAAGCGCTCCATGTCGCCGTTCCGGGGCCCCAAGGACCGGGCCCGCAAGCTGGCCGAGGTGGGCGGCCACGAGAAGGTGGGGCGGCACCCACGTTGTGTGCGGCTGgagcaggcctgggaggagggtgGCATCTTGTACCTGCAGACGGAGCTGTGTGGGCCCAGTCTGCAGCAGCACTGTGAGGCCTGGGGTGCCAGCCTGCCCGAAGCCCAGGTCTGGGGCTACCTGCGGGACACCCTGCTCGCCCTGGCACACCTGCACGGCCAAGGCCTGGTCCACCTTGATGTCAAGCCTGCCAACATCTTCCTGGGGCCCCGGGGCCGCTGCAAGCTGGGTGACTTTGGGCTGCTGGTGGAGCTGGGTGCAGTCGGGGCCGGCGaggcccaggagggagacccCCGCTACATGGCCCCCGAGCTGCTGCAGGGCTCCTATGGAACAGCAGCTGATGTTTtcag TCTGGGTCTCACCATCCTGGAAGTGGCGTGCAACATGGAGCTGCCCCATGGTGGCGAGGGCTGGCAGCAGCTGCGCCAGGGCTACCTGCCCCCTGAGTTCACTGCCG ATCTGTCCCCCGAACTCCGTTCTGTCCTTGTCATGATGCTGGAGCCTGACCCCCAGTTGCGGGCCACTGCTGaggccctgctggccctgcccatgCTGAGGCCACCACGGCCCTGGAGAGTCCtgtggttcctggctgctgaggccctgAGTCGTGGGTGGGCCCTGTGGCAG GCTCTGCTCGCCCTGCTGTGCTGGCTCTGGCATGGGCTAGCCCACCCTGCcagctggctgcagcccccaggcccgccagccACCCCTCCCGGCTCACCGCCCTGCAGCCTGCTCCTGGACGGCAGCCTCTCCAGCAGCTGGGATGAGGACAGTCTACG GGCCACGCTCTCCCCAGAGGCCACCCTGGCTCGGGCTACTGGCAGTACCTCCACTCCCCGGAGCAGATACCCACCCAG GGATGCCCTGGACCTCAGTGACATCGACTCAGAGCCACCTCGGGGTTCCTTCCCCTCCTTTGAGCCTCGGAACCTCCTCAGCCTGTTTGAGGACTCACTAGACCCAACCTGGGCCTCGGGCCCCACATAG
- the PKMYT1 gene encoding membrane-associated tyrosine- and threonine-specific cdc2-inhibitory kinase isoform X2: protein MPVPTEGTPPPLSGTPVPVPAYFRHAEPGFSLKRPGGLSRSLPPRPPAKGSIPISRIFPPRTPGWHQPQPRRVSFRSETSETLQSPGYDPSRPESFFQQNFQRLSRLGHGSYGEVFKVRSKEDGRLYAVKRSMSPFRGPKDRARKLAEVGGHEKVGRHPRCVRLEQAWEEGGILYLQTELCGPSLQQHCEAWGASLPEAQVWGYLRDTLLALAHLHGQGLVHLDVKPANIFLGPRGRCKLGDFGLLVELGAVGAGEAQEGDPRYMAPELLQGSYGTAADVFSLGLTILEVACNMELPHGGEGWQQLRQGYLPPEFTADLSPELRSVLVMMLEPDPQLRATAEALLALPMLRPPRPWRVLWFLAAEALSRGWALWQALLALLCWLWHGLAHPASWLQPPGPPATPPGSPPCSLLLDGSLSSSWDEDSLRATLSPEATLARATGSTSTPRSRYPPRDALDLSDIDSEPPRGSFPSFEPRNLLSLFEDSLDPTWASGPT from the exons ATGCCTGTGCCCACAGAAGGCACCCCGCCGCCCCTGAGTGGCACCCCTGTCCCAGTCCCGGCCTACTTCCGCCACGCAGAACCTGGCTTCTCCCTCAAGAGGCCCGGGGGGCTCAGCCGGAGCCTCCCGCCCCGACCCCCTGCCAAGGGCAGCATCCCCATCAGTCGCATCTTCCCTCCTCGGACCCCGGgctggcaccagccccagccccggagGGTGTCATTTCGGAGCGAGACCTCAGAGACCCTGCAGAGCCCTGGGTACGACCCGAGCCGGCCAGAGTCCTTCTTCCAACAGAACTTCCAGAGGCTCAGCCGCCTGGGCCATGGCTCCTACGGGGAGGTCTTCAAG GTGCGCTCCAAGGAGGACGGCCGGCTCTATGCAGTCAAGCGCTCCATGTCGCCGTTCCGGGGCCCCAAGGACCGGGCCCGCAAGCTGGCCGAGGTGGGCGGCCACGAGAAGGTGGGGCGGCACCCACGTTGTGTGCGGCTGgagcaggcctgggaggagggtgGCATCTTGTACCTGCAGACGGAGCTGTGTGGGCCCAGTCTGCAGCAGCACTGTGAGGCCTGGGGTGCCAGCCTGCCCGAAGCCCAGGTCTGGGGCTACCTGCGGGACACCCTGCTCGCCCTGGCACACCTGCACGGCCAAGGCCTGGTCCACCTTGATGTCAAGCCTGCCAACATCTTCCTGGGGCCCCGGGGCCGCTGCAAGCTGGGTGACTTTGGGCTGCTGGTGGAGCTGGGTGCAGTCGGGGCCGGCGaggcccaggagggagacccCCGCTACATGGCCCCCGAGCTGCTGCAGGGCTCCTATGGAACAGCAGCTGATGTTTtcag TCTGGGTCTCACCATCCTGGAAGTGGCGTGCAACATGGAGCTGCCCCATGGTGGCGAGGGCTGGCAGCAGCTGCGCCAGGGCTACCTGCCCCCTGAGTTCACTGCCG ATCTGTCCCCCGAACTCCGTTCTGTCCTTGTCATGATGCTGGAGCCTGACCCCCAGTTGCGGGCCACTGCTGaggccctgctggccctgcccatgCTGAGGCCACCACGGCCCTGGAGAGTCCtgtggttcctggctgctgaggccctgAGTCGTGGGTGGGCCCTGTGGCAG GCTCTGCTCGCCCTGCTGTGCTGGCTCTGGCATGGGCTAGCCCACCCTGCcagctggctgcagcccccaggcccgccagccACCCCTCCCGGCTCACCGCCCTGCAGCCTGCTCCTGGACGGCAGCCTCTCCAGCAGCTGGGATGAGGACAGTCTACG GGCCACGCTCTCCCCAGAGGCCACCCTGGCTCGGGCTACTGGCAGTACCTCCACTCCCCGGAGCAGATACCCACCCAG GGATGCCCTGGACCTCAGTGACATCGACTCAGAGCCACCTCGGGGTTCCTTCCCCTCCTTTGAGCCTCGGAACCTCCTCAGCCTGTTTGAGGACTCACTAGACCCAACCTGGGCCTCGGGCCCCACATAG